In a single window of the Solea solea chromosome 14, fSolSol10.1, whole genome shotgun sequence genome:
- the LOC131473052 gene encoding protocadherin alpha-3-like, producing MGNEENAWIYVIILLCLCDCSASQLSYSIFEEVNKGTVVGNIAKDLNVNVQELETRDLRIVSSYSKKYFDVNLRTGNLFVNERIDREELCPKTAQCSLRIQAVLSEPMNAHRIDITVLDINDNSPRFIEQFYWLNISESLSVGERYFLPMAVDADIGSNSVKSYKLSQNEYFSLDVQSSGEHSVSAELVLQKALDREKQSVIDLVLTAVDGGKPPRSGLLKVNINVIDVNDNTPFFSKPLYKIRVSENAAQGTIVTKVNATDLDEGLNSKILYSFLKQGNINPSKMFDLNPETGEITVKETLDYEDTPAYEIRVQAKDRGTPPRSAHVKLLIEITDVNDNAPEISVTSLMTPVKEDAELGTIVAFIIVTDKDGGNNGVANCKVEGSVPFKLKSNYKNDYSFVVDGPLDRENNYLYNVTITATDEGSPPLSSNRVIIVHVSDVNDNAPRFTESVINVYVKENSQTGSTIYTINALDPDLDGNAKLTYTLIDTSPKTIPISSVVNINSETGDIISLQSFNYEELKTFQFKVQATDSGVPPLSSNVTVNVFVLDENDNSPVVLAPYSEHGSVNSESIPYNVEAGHIVAKIRAVDADSGYNALLSYHLSEPKGNNLFRIGTSTGEIKTKRRMSDNDLKTHPLVVLVSDNGEPFLSATVSIEVMVVESSADIQTPFRHVPIKDESFTSLNLYLLIAIVSVSAIFLLSLISLIAVKCHRTDSSFSRYSAPMITTHPDGSWSYSKATQQYDVCFSSDTLKSDVVVFPAPYPPVDAELISINGGDTFNRTQTLPNKEKVRNLFWKPI from the coding sequence ATGGGAAACGAGGAGAACGCCTGGATATATGTTATTATACTGCTTTGTCTTTGTGACTGCTCGGCTTCGCAGTTATCTTACTCCATTTTCGAGGAGGTGAACAAAGGCACCGTCGTGGGGAATATCGCAAAGGATTTAAACGTGAATGTACAAGAACTAGAAACAAGAGACCTGCGGATTGTTTCCAGTTACAGTAAGAAATATTTTGACGTGAATTTGCGAACCGGAAACCTCTTCGTAAACGAGAGAATTGACAGAGAGGAGCTTTGTCCAAAGACGGCACAATGTTCCCTTAGAATACAGGCGGTTCTAAGCGAACCAATGAATGCACATCGCATAGACATTACTGTGTTAGACATAAATGATAATTCGCCACGATTCATTGAACAGTTTTACTGGTTAAACATCTCAGAATCACTGTCAGTGGGAGAGCGATATTTTCTTCCAATGGCAGTGGATGCAGACATCGGCAGTAACTCGGTGAAGAGCTACAAGCTCAGTCAAAATGAATATTTCTCTCTTGATGTGCAAAGCAGCGGAGAGCACAGTGTGTCTGCCGAGCTAGTGCTGCAGAAAGCTTTAGATCGAGAGAAACAGTCCGTAATCGATCTTGTTCTGACAGCTGTAGATGGAGGAAAACCTCCGAGATCTGGTTTACTCAAAGTTAACATTAATGTAATAGATGTCAACGATAATACACCGTTTTTTAGCAAACCCCTCTATAAAATACGTGTCAGTGAAAATGCCGCTCAAGGAACAATTGTAACGAAAGTAAATGCAACCGACTTAGACGAAGGCCTGAACAGTAAGATCCTGTATTCCTTTCTCAAACAGGGGAATATAAATCCATCAAAAATGTTTGATCTAAACCCAGAAACTGGAGAAATTACTGTGAAGGAAACATTAGATTATGAGGACACACCTGCTTATGAGATCAGAGTTCAGGCAAAGGATCGAGGCACGCCACCTCGTAGTGCACATGTTAAACTGTTGATTGAGATAACTGATGTGAATGATAATGCCCCAGAAATATCCgtgacgtcactgatgacgCCTGTAAAAGAAGATGCTGAACTGGGGACAATAGTTGCTTTTATAATAGTAACTGACAAAGATGGAGGAAACAATGGTGTAGCTAACTGTAAGGTGGAGGGCTCTGTTCCCTTTAAACTCAAGTCCAATTACAAAAATGATTATTCATTTGTAGTAGATGGACCACTGGACAGAGAAAACAATTACCTTTACAATGTCACCATTACAGCTACAGATGAAGGAAGTCCACCTCTGTCCAGCAACAGGGTCAttattgttcatgtttctgATGTCAATGACAACGCACCTCGTTTCACGGAGTCTGTGATTAACgtttatgtaaaagaaaacagtcaaacagGATCAACCATTTATACAATAAATGCTCTTGATCCTGATTTAGATGGTAATGCAAAGCTCACGTACACGTTAATAGATACCTCCCCAAAAACTATTCCAATTTCATCTGTTGTAAACATAAACTCAGAGACTGGAGATATAATCAGTCTACAGTCCTTTAACTATGAGGAGTTAAAAACGtttcagttcaaagttcagGCCACAGACTCTGGTGTTCCTCCGCTCAGCAGCAACGTGACAGTGAACGTTTTTGTCCtggatgaaaatgacaacagtcCCGTGGTTCTTGCGCCCTATTCTGAGCACGGCTCCGTTAACAGTGAGAGCATCCCCTATAATGTTGAAGCGGGACATATTGTGGCAAAGATCAGGGCTGTAGACGCAGACTCTGGATACAACGCGCTGCTTTCTTATCACCTCTCTGAACCCAAAGGAAACAACCTCTTCCGGATCGGAACCAGCACCGGGGAAATCAAGACTAAGAGGAGAATGAGTGACAATGACCTGAAAACTCACCCCTTGGTGGTGCTGGTTTCTGATAACGGAGAACCCTTCCTGTCAGCTACTGTGTCTATAGAGGTGATGGTGGTTGAAAGCTCAGCTGACATCCAGACTCCGTTCAGACATGTGCCCATAAAGGACGAGAGCTTCACTTCACTAAACCTGTATCTGCTGATCGCCATTGTGTCGGTGTCAGCCATCTTTCTGCTCAGCCTCATCAGTTTAATAGCTGTCAAATGCCACAGGACAGACAGCAGTTTCAGCAGGTACAGCGCCCCCATGATCACCACCCACCCTGACGGGAGCTGGTCTTACTCTAAAGCTACTCAACAGTATGACGTCTGCTTCAGCTCAGACACGCTCAAGAGTGACGTAGTGGTTTTCCCCGCACCGTATCCACCTGTAGATGCGGAGCTGATTAGTATTAACGGAGGAGACACGTTTAACAGAACCCAGACTTTACCCAACAAAGAAAAGGTACGTAATTTGTTCTGGAAGCCTATTTAA
- the LOC131472926 gene encoding protocadherin alpha-2-like — protein MYVRRQKEYAWIHVVTLLCLADCSASQLSYSISEEVNKGTVVGNIAKDLNINVQDLETRDLRVISSYSQKYFDVNLRTGNLFVNERIDREELCPNAVKCTVKLQAALNNPMNAHRIEVNILDVNDNSPSFIEQTHLLNISESHSAGERYLLPEAIDTDIGSNTVKSYKLSHNEHFSLDVQSGGEHGVSAELVLQKALDREKEPVIKLVLTAVDGGKPPRSGTLQLIVNVIDVNDNTPTFSKSLYKVRVKEDATPGSRVIKLNATDLDEGMNSKILYSFIKRGNINLSNMFDLNSETGDITVNGALDFEETPAYEVRVQAKDQGTSSRTAHTKLLIEIIDVNDNAPEIYVTSLMTPVKEDAELGTIVAFITVTDKDGGNNGVANCKVEGSVPFKLKSIYKNDYSLVVDGPLDRESDSIYNVTITATDEGSPPLSSNRVITVHVSDVNDNAPRFPESVINVHVKENSPTGSTIYTINAFDPDLDDNAQLRYMLIDTSHKTIPISSVVNINSETGDIIGLQSFNFEELKTFQFKVQATDSGVPPLSSNVTVNLFILDENDNSPVVLAPYSEHGSVNSESIPYNVEAGHIVAKIRAVDADSGYNALLSYHLSEPKGNNLFRIGTSTGEIKTKRRMSDNDLKTHPLVVLVSDNGEPSLSATVSIEVMVVESSADIQTQFRHVPIKDESFTSLNLYLLIAIVSVSAIFLLSLISLIAVKCHRTDSNFSRYSAPMITTHPDGSWSYSKATQQYDVCFSSDTLKSDVVVFPAPYPPVDAELISINGSDTFTRTQTLPNAEKVSCTLH, from the coding sequence ATGTATGTCCGAAGACAGAAGGAATACGCCTGGATTCATGTGGTTACACTGCTTTGTCTCGCAGACTGCTCTGCTTCGCAGTTATCTTACTCCATTTCCGAGGAGGTGAACAAAGGCACAGTAGTGGGGAACATCGCGAAAGATTTAAACATCAACGTTCAAGATCTAGAGACACGAGATCTGAGGGTCATTTCGAGTTACAGTCAGAAATATTTTGACGTGAATTTGCGGACCGGAAACCTCTTTGTTAACGAGAGAATAGACAGAGAGGAGCTTTGTCCTAATGCCGTAAAATGCACAGTCAAATTACAAGCTGCGTTAAATAACCCAATGAATGCGCATCGCATCGAAGTCAATATTCTTGATGTAAATGATAATTCGCCTTCTTTTATTGAACAAACGCATTTGCTTAACATATCTGAATCACACTCGGCCGGAGAGCGATATCTTCTCCCAGAAGCAATCGATACAGACATTGGAAGTAACACAGTAAAGTCTTATAAGCTGAGCCATAATGAACATTTCTCTCTTGATGTGCAAAGCGGCGGAGAACACGGTGTATCTGCTGAGTTAGTGTTGCAGAAAGCTTTAGATCGAGAGAAAGAGCCGGTGATTAAACTAGTTCTGACGGCTGTAGATGGAGGTAAACCACCAAGATCAGGGACTTTACAGTTAATTGTTAACGTTATAGATGTTAATGACAATACACCTACTTTTAGTAAATCGCTTTACAAAGTGCGTGTCAAAGAAGATGCGACTCCTGGGTCACGTGTTATTAAGTTAAATGCAACTGACCTAGACGAGGGCATGAACAGTAAGATCCtgtattcatttatcaaacgtgGAAATATTAATCTATCAAATATGTTTGATCTAAATTCAGAAACGGGAGATATTACTGTTAACGGTGCGTTGGATTTTGAGGAGACGCCTGCTTATGAGGTCAGAGTCCAGGCAAAGGACCAAGGCACCTCATCTCGTACCGCACACACTAAATTATTGATCGAGATAATTGATGTGAATGACAATGCCCCAGAAATATatgtgacgtcactgatgacgCCTGTAAAAGAAGATGCTGAACTGGGGACAATAGTTGCTTTTATTACAGTAACTGATAAAGATGGAGGAAACAATGGTGTAGCTAACTGTAAGGTAGAGGGCTCTGTTCCCTTTAAACTCAAGTCCATCTACAAAAATGATTATTCATTAGTAGTAGATGGACCATTGGACAGAGAAAGCGATTCTATTTATAATGTCACCATTACAGCTACAGATGAAGGAAGTCCACCCCTGTCCAGCAACAGGGTCATAACTGTTCATGTTTCTGATGTCAATGACAACGCACCTCGTTTCCCAGAGTCTGTGATTAATGTTCATGTGAAAGAAAACAGTCCAACAGGGTCAACCATTTATACAATAAATGCATTTGATCCTGATTTAGACGACAATGCACAGCTTAGGTATATGCTAATAGATACTTCCCACAAAACTATTCCAATTTCATCTGTTGTAAACATCAACTCAGAGACTGGAGATATAATCGGTTTACAGTCTTTTAACTTTGAAGAGTTAAAAACGtttcagttcaaagttcagGCCACAGACTCTGGTGTTCCTCCGCTCAGCAGCAACGTGACAGTGAACCTTTTTATTCtggatgaaaatgacaacagcCCCGTGGTTCTTGCGCCCTATTCTGAGCACGGCTCCGTTAACAGTGAGAGCATCCCCTATAATGTTGAAGCGGGACACATTGTGGCAAAGATCAGGGCTGTAGACGCAGACTCTGGATACAACGCGCTGCTTTCTTATCACCTCTCTGAGCCCAAAGGAAACAACCTATTCCGGATCGGAACCAGCACCGGGGAAATCAAGACTAAGAGGAGAATGAGTGACAATGACCTGAAAACTCACCCCTTGGTGGTGCTGGTTTCTGATAACGGAGAACCCTCCCTGTCAGCTACTGTGTCTATAGAGGTGATGGTGGTTGAAAGCTCAGCTGACATCCAGACTCAGTTCAGACATGTGCCCATAAAGGACGAGAGCTTCACTTCACTAAACCTGTATCTGCTGATCGCCATTGTGTCGGTGTCAGCCATCTTTCTGCTGAGCCTCATCAGTTTAATAGCTGTCAAATGCCACAGGACAGACAGCAATTTCAGCAGGTACAGCGCCCCCATGATCACCACCCACCCTGACGGGAGCTGGTCTTACTCTAAAGCTACACAGCAGTATGACGTCTGTTTCAGTTCAGACACACTCAAGAGTGACGTAGTGGTTTTCCCCGCACCGTATCCACCTGTAGATGCGGAGCTGATCAGTATTAACGGAAGTGACACGTTTACCAGGACCCAGACTTTACCTAATGCAGAGAAGGTGAGTTGTACACTGCATTGA
- the LOC131472925 gene encoding protocadherin alpha-3-like, with product MYIRRLKEYAWIHVVALLCLADCSASQLSYSISEEVNKGTVVGNIAKDLNINVQDLETRDLRVVSGYSKKYFDVNLRTGNFFVNERIDREELCPNAVKCPIKLQAALNNPMNAHRIEVNILDVNDNSPSFIEQTHLLNISESLSPGERYLLPVAIDADIGSNTVKSYKLSHNEHFSLDVQSGGEHGVSAELVLQKALDREKEPVIKLVLTAVDGGKPPRSGTLQLIVNVIDVNDNTPTFSKPLYKVRVKENATHGSLVIKLNATDLDEGMNSNILYSFIKRGHVDPSSIFDLNSETGDITVKGTLDCEETPAYEVRVQAMDRGPVPRSSHAKLLIEIIDVNDNAPEISVTSLMTPVKENAELGTIVAFITVTDKDGGNNGVANCKVEGSVPFKLKSNYKNDYSLVVDGPLDRESTFLYNVTITATDEGSPPLSSNRVITVHVSDVNDNAPRFMESVINVYVKENSPTGSIIHTINAFDPDLDDNAKLTYTLVDTSPKSIPISSVVNMNSETGDIIGLQSFNYEELKTFQFKVQTTDSGVPPLSSNVTVNVFILDENDNSPVVLAPYSEHGSVNSESIPYNVEAGHIVAKIRAVDADSGYNALLSYHLSEPKGNNLFRIGTSTGEIKTKRRMSDNDLKTHPLVVLVSDNGEPSMSATVSIEVMVVENSADIQTQFRHVPIKDESFTSLNLYLLIAIVSVSAIFLLSLISLIAVKCHRTDSSFSRYSAPMITTHPDGSWSYSKATQQYDVCFSSDTLKSDVVVFPAPYPPVDAELISINGGDTYTRTQTLPNTEKVSCTLQ from the coding sequence ATGTATATCCGACGACTGAAGGAATACGCCTGGATTCATGTTGTTGCACTGCTTTGTCTCGCTGACTGCTCTGCTTCGCAGTTATCTTACTCCATTTCCGAGGAGGTGAACAAAGGCACCGTCGTGGGGAACATCGCAAAAGATTTAAACATCAATGTTCAGGATCTAGAGACACGAGATCTGAGGGTCGTTTCGGGTTACAGTAAGAAATATTTTGACGTGAATTTGCGGACCGGAAACTTCTTTGTTAACGAGAGAATAGACAGAGAAGAGCTTTGTCCTAATGCCGTAAAATGTCCCATCAAATTACAAGCCGCTTTAAATAACCCAATGAATGCGCATCGCATTGAGGTTAATATTCTTGATGTAAATGATAATTCGCCTTCTTTTattgaacaaacacatttacttaaCATATCTGAATCGCTTTCACCCGGAGAGCGATATCTTCTCCCAGTTGCAATCGATGCAGACATTGGAAGTAACACAGTAAAGTCTTATAAGCTGAGCCATAATGAACATTTCTCTCTTGATGTTCAAAGCGGTGGAGAACACGGTGTGTCTGCAGAGTTAGTGTTGCAGAAAGCTTTAGATCGAGAGAAAGAGCCGGTGATTAAACTAGTTCTGACGGCTGTAGATGGAGGTAAACCACCAAGATCAGGGACTTTACAGTTAATTGTTAACGTTATAGATGTTAATGACAATACACCTACTTTCAGTAAACCTCTGTACAAAGTGCGTGTCAAAGAAAATGCGACTCATGGGTCACTTGTTATCAAGTTAAATGCAACCGATTTAGACGAGGGTATGAACAGTAATATCCtgtattcatttatcaaacgaGGACATGTTGATCCATCAAGTATTTTTGACCTAAATTCAGAAACGGGAGATATTACTGTTAAGGGGACGTTAGATTGTGAGGAGACACCTGCTTATGAGGTCAGAGTTCAGGCAATGGATCGAGGCCCTGTTCCTCGTAGTTCACATGCGAAATTATTGATCGAGATAATTGATGTAAATGACAATGCTCCAGAAATATCTGTCACGTCACTGATGACGCctgtaaaagaaaatgctgaACTGGGGACAATTGTTGCTTTTATTACAGTAACTGATAAAGATGGAGGAAACAATGGTGTAGCTAACTGTAAGGTAGAGGGCTCTGTTCCCTTTAAACTCAAGTCCAACTACAAAAATGATTATTCATTAGTAGTAGATGGACCATTGGACAGAGAAAGCACGTTTCTTTACAATGTCACCATTACAGCTACAGATGAAGGAAGTCCACCTCTGTCCAGCAACAGGGTCATTACTGTTCATGTTTCTGATGTCAATGACAACGCACCTCGTTTCATGGAGTCTGTGATTAATGTTTATGTGAAAGAAAACAGTCCAACAGGATCAATAATTCATACAATAAATGCATTTGATCCTGATTTAGACGATAATGCAAAGCTCACATACACGTTAGTGGATACTTCCCCCAAAAGTATTCCAATTTCATCTGTTGTAAACATGAACTCAGAGACTGGAGATATAATCGGTTTACAGTCATTTAACTATGAGGAGTTAAAAACGtttcagttcaaagttcagACCACAGACTCTGGTGTTCCTCCGCTCAGCAGCAACGTAACGGTGAACGTTTTTATCCtggatgaaaatgacaacagtcCCGTTGTTCTTGCGCCTTATTCTGAGCATGGCTCTGTTAACAGTGAGAGCATCCCCTATAATGTTGAAGCGGGACACATTGTGGCAAAGATCAGGGCTGTAGACGCAGACTCTGGATACAACGCGCTGCTTTCTTATCACCTCTCTGAGCCCAAAGGAAACAACCTCTTTCGGATCGGAACCAGCACCGGGGAAATCAAGACTAAGAGGAGAATGAGTGACAATGATCTGAAAACTCACCCCTTGGTGGTGCTGGTTTCTGATAACGGAGAACCCTCCATGTCAGCTACTGTGTCTATAGAGGTGATGGTGGTTGAAAACTCAGCTGACATTCAGACTCAGTTCAGACATGTGCCCATAAAGGACGAAAGCTTCACTTCACTAAACCTGTATCTGCTGATCGCCATTGTGTCGGTGTCAGCCATCTTTCTGCTCAGCCTCATCAGTTTAATAGCTGTCAAATGCCACAGGACAGACAGCAGTTTCAGCAGGTACAGCGCCCCCATGATCACCACCCACCCTGACGGGAGCTGGTCTTACTCTAAAGCTACTCAGCAGTATGACGTCTGTTTCAGCTCAGACACGCTCAAGAGTGACGTAGTGGTTTTCCCCGCACCGTATCCGCCTGTAGATGCGGAGCTGATCAGTATTAACGGAGGAGACACGTATACCAGGACTCAGACTTTACCTAATACAGAGAAGGTGAGTTGTACACTGCAGTGA